The genomic DNA GTGGAATATTTCACAAGCCCCACACCTGGTGACCACTGCTAACTTTATTCTGTGCACACGCCATCAAAGTGGAACCACACAAACATGGAATTCTGAGATAACTAACGCAGGAAACGTTCCAGGGCACCAAAGAATCCAGCCCGGTTGGAGGGAGCCTTAGTGCCGCCTGCTGCGGTGGTGTGGGCGGATATTTAACGTGGTTTCTTGGCTGCGGCCTGCGTCTGGTTGGCACTGGAAAAGGCGGGTTGGTTATTGAAATTGATGGAGGTATTGAAAGGGAAGGGTTGCTTGCTGGGATTATCAAATTTAGTAAATTAAAAATCATACCTTACAAGCAACAGAGTTTAAAAACAATCTGCTAATATTCTGGGAGTAAGATTTTATTCCTCAATGTAATGATCTCATGAGCTGCTCTCAAACAGTTTTTGTAGCACAATTTAATGTTCATTGCTCTGTAAAGTAAAAGGTAGAATTGAATGTTAAATTGGAATTAAACTCTTCTCTATAGCCACAAGATGGCGCACATGGCGCTATAATGCGTAAAGCTGGTCTAAGAGTTGGATTGTAAAAGTCGAATAAAATATAATGCGACAGTCAAAGGCAGCACAGAGGCGAACACAGGTCCAGGCGCCTGATCATCCCCCCGTCATCATTTACAGAGACGGGATTATATTCCCGCAGCACGTGAAGGCAGATTTCAGCGACGTCACTCTGGATGAAAAAGAAGCGCTCAGGCGGGATCCGCGCAGAGGAGGCGTGCGCTCCGGAGAAGCCTTTCCAGCTCAGACCACTTGtcaggagcagcgaggagagCGGGGAATCGTGCACACACGCATCGGGACAAGTTGTGGCTGCagtttccccccctcctcacatTATGGCCGACCATCTTTTACATTATAACGACTCGGCCGGGGTCGGGAACCGGTTTGCCCGGAAAGGCGCTTTGCGGCAGAAAAATGTGCACGAAGTGAAAAACCACAAGTTTACTGCCAGGTTCTTTAAGCAGCCGACGTTCTGCAGCCATTGCACGGATTTTATATGGTAAGCATCCTTTAGTTTAACAGTTTTTAATTTTACCCCTAAACCAACACCCGTATTCTTGCATTGCAGGGGATTTGGGAAACAAGGATTCCAATGCCAAGGTAAGACTACACAAGGCATCGTGCTTTGATTCATTAAAGCTGTGGACTCGGTTCAGGCTGAGTTTAAAGCATTTGTCAGAAGTATTGTAGAACTTTTGTATGTGAAAGATGAAAAGGCAGGCAAATATTCAGATTTAAAGTTTATTGTTTGAAGACCAGGAACAACTTCCTGCAAAGGAGTCACATTAGCATTGGCCGGACTGATGGGATGAACGTGTGACACTTGCCGGAAACCACAACCATCTCATTTACGTCTTGACCCTAGAAGACAGAGACAATTAGACACGTAAATGTCAATTAAATTCACTCATCTTGGGGTGGCCGTACCATTGGGGCTTCATGAAGTATTGAGAATCTGCTGGTTGAACCGCAGGACCAACTCCACTAAAGCCTTCAAGCTGGGAAGCGTCGAAGTCCGGGTCGTATCTTGACATCCTGTAAGACTGCCTGTAATTCTGGAAGGCATTTGATAACTGGATGATATGttttggtggaggaggagcgaaGCCATCCCGCGGCTTCTGGAGAAGCAGTTGGCTATTGACCTTCTGTTGCCGGGAGATGCTCCCCTCGTATGGCTTGTACCCAGACTGACGAGAGGAGATGGTTCTGAATGGCCGGACCATCTCCTTCACTTGCTGCGGTGGCAAGCCGCTTTCAGCCAGCCGATACCATTGGCTCACTTTGTCGTCTCCCCCTGGTTTCTGGGAGGGGCTGCCTTGGCCTGACGGAGCCCCACTGCCCTGAGAGGGGTACTTGTAAACAAGACGGCTGTCGTCAACCCCCACGTTTGAGCCGGCGTTGAACCCAGTGTGGCTTCCACTGCCAACTGGTTTCACTTGCCAGTCAGGACGGCTCCCAGAACCTGTAGATGCAGGCAGAGGGGTGGTGTTCTGGTTCTTGTTGAGGGGAAAGACTAGCGGCTGATCAGGACGCTCCTGCACCCACGCCACCGGCCTTGCATTTGAGAGTTTCTCAACGTCGAGGAGACTGGACttggttttgcttttctttaccCAGCTCGGCCAGCGTGCTGCACTGGCCCTGCTGGCCGAGGCTCCAGCATGAGCCGGCTGGTTCCCTGAGCCTAAGGGCAacgcatcatcttcatcctcaacaATGTTTTTGTCATCTTTCCTTACATATCCTGCAAAAGACAGAGCAGTCAACACCAACTCCTatagggaggaggagcagttcacccccagaggaggaagaagagtccAAAAGAGTTCCAATTAAGTTACAAATGTGTCACTTCAGTCAAGCATCTGTATTATTTTAGACTCAAAACTGCACCGGGTGGTTTTATGGACTCAAACCTCACCTTCACCCACAAACCAGTCAAAAATTACCTGTCACTGAAGCACAACTGCCATGAAACAGCAGAAGACAAATCCAGGAAACCCTGCAGGAGGGCAGAGCACCATTAAAGCCATTCAAAGGTGAAACAAGACATTGGCCAACAAGATCAGAACTTACTGCAGGACTCCTAAAGCCATGGCTGGAAGCAGAGAAGATCCTACAAAACTCCTCAGAAGCTACAGGTTGCGATGAGCAGTTGAACAGGACAAACACGAGTGCAGCTGCTACTCAGGCTCAGCTGCTCCCGGTTTATATCCTGATCAGCTCAATCAGGAACAGCTGCGGGATCATTGGCGGAATCGTCCTCAGGTGTGGAGGCTCAGgagccctcctcctcccgcccctTTCTGCCGGGGCCTCTGCTGATGCAGCGTTTTCTCTGGGAGATGCAGAGAAAGTGGGGGAGAGGAGGCGGGAGGACGTGGAGACAGATGAAGTGAAGGAGGACGTTCACTGATGTGGAGGAGATCATGTATGCTGCGGTGCTCCTGTGCCGCCTGGAGGACAATCGCGGCTCCTTAGCtccgttttttttccccttagcTCCGCCCCTTTGGTTGTGACTGCTGTTTTTGGCTTTAATATGACGGTAAAGCAATGTGAGCCCCATGCCCAACAGTCCCCGTCAGTCTTAACCCAGGCCCTGATCCGACCTAAAAGTCCGTTCTGATGGTTGTCCTCTGAGGGCCATCCAGCACTTCCATACAAAAACAGCCCGACAGGCGGATTGTGAGCGGGGTGGCGGTGGAAGAGGCGCGGCGCCGCTTCCCTGGCTGCTAACGTGCAGATAGGCGGATGACAGCTTGTTagctctgtttgtgtttgcgaTATGCCGAAGCCTCGAGGCTCCGGTTCTCTGCCTTTACACCAGGAAAATGACCTTAGAGGAGCCACGCTGACCCAACTGGCACCGCACAGGAAGCACACGCGCACAAAAGCACGCGGATTGTTGGTATCAGGCCCGAGTGTGTGGCGCTGTGCAGCTGGACACCTCCCCTGGGTCACTTTTCACACTCGCACACGCAGGAACGTCTTTATTATTACTTAAGGAGCGGCGTGTGGGAGGAGAACAGAGGTGCTGCCATTCGGGTCGGCGACTGGACCAGATCGTTACCGTCAAAGGTGGAAGAGACCACGCGGTCgaggctgtgggggggggcggggcgacGACAGCTACGCACGCTAACGGCTGCGATCGTGCACAACACCCTCAGGTTTTGGGCTTTTTCCGTTCGTTGCACCTAATTTCCGTGCACAGATTGTGTGATGTTTGCACGAACCCGCGATTCCCTCCTGGGCTTTGTGACTCACGCAGACCCCCACGGACCCAAACACTCGCCACGCTGACGTATTGGCGGCGATTTAAAGACGCCGCTGGGTGACTGCGCTGGATAAAGCGCTCTCCATTCTGTGTTTTTCAGTCATTCACAGACGGCACGTCTATTCTTCAAAAGTTCGACGGTCGACAATCTTGACAAAACCTGAGGCTCGTATCCGGGGGGCGTTTGTCCGTTCCGGGCTCCTGTAGAAACAGGCTGGATTTGGGTTGTGTGTAAacatccctctctttcttctctttggatCCTCCTGCGCACGCATCAGTCAGTGGAACCTAATTCGGGCTAATTAACATTAATTTTTCTCAGTGGGAGTGTGTTTGCTGAAACctgatgaagggggggggggggggtttttttttttttttacccctaaACCAACACCCGTATTCTTGCATTGCAGGGGATTTGGGAAACAAGGATTCCAATGCCAAGGTAAGACTACACAAGGCATCGTGCTTTGATTCATTATAGCTGTGGACTCGGTTCAGGCTGAGTTTAAAGCATTTGTCAGAAGTATTGTAGAACTTTTGTATGTGAAAGATGAAAAGGCAGGCAAATATTCAGATTTAAAGTTTATTGTTTGAAGACCAGGAACAACTTCCTGCAAAGGAGTCACATTAGCATTGGCCGGACTGATGGGATGAACGTGTGACACTTGCCGGAAACCACAACCATCTCATTTACGTCTTGACCCTAGAAGACCTGAGTGTGTTTGCTGAAACCTGATGAAGCAGACATCAATAATAGGCCGTTAAGTCACGCAGCAGTCGTTAAGGACAAACACGAGAGCGTTCTGAGCCTCACGACTCAAATCATTACTGAGCTAAACTGATGTAAAGGTCAGCTCCCGCGCGCTCCAGCCCTTCGGTTCCAGCTGTTGAGACGAGCCTCCAGGTCACTGTCATCGAGAGCGGCATCCGACCGCTGCCCCCCATCCACCTGTGGGGGGAAGAGCGGAGCGTCAACGGGAACGTACACAACAGAGCCATACAGGAAATTAGAGAAGGGATTTCTCTGATTGGCAGTTTGGCCCGAGGAGGAGAGCGGCAGACAGTGATGGAGCATTTTCTACTCTAATTTATCCCTTGGCAACAGTAAACGGTGTCTTTCCAACCCGCATGTGTTCTACTTCTATATCTCCCTCTCCATTATCGATATCTAACCCCTCTCGCTTTCACACCCCTCCTTTATGCATACCGCTCTCCAGATGTTTGGCAATTCCACATCATTTCCGTCAGCAGTAAATTCCATTAAAGTGGGATCTATGCAGCCGCGCTCTGTTTTCCACCAGCCTTTCGTTACAAACCCTTCTCCGGTTCTGTTTTACAACTGCGAAGGTTCTGTTGATCCGGGACCAGTTGAGGAAGAGTGCGGAACGGTGGAAATGTCTCATAAAGCTGAGAACCCGATAGGGAAAGGGAAAATGTTATTGGTTCGATTGGGATCTGGTTGGCGTGTGGTCCCGGGGAGTACCTCCGCAGGTCGGAGGGAGAGGCTGCTGAGCGGGATTAAACGGCCCGGCTGATGAAAAAGGCATTAAGGTTGAGGAGCCTCGCCCCCGAACAAACAGAATAAAAGTTTCGGTACGGTATGGAGGAATGCGGGCTATGCAGGTCACCAGCTGTTCACAGCGCCTCGCTTCAGAGCTGCGATCGCTCCTGGGATTCAATGAACCGTGTAAAACTGGGCCGTGCCTCAAGATATCCCCCAACGGCTTTTGCTAAAGCAAAAACCAACCGACGGGATCAGAGCGCAGAACGGAAAGGTCTGATGTTCTGGGTGGATCCTTGTGGATTCAGCAGCCAGGCATCTGCAGGACGGAGTCCAGACTCTCCACTGCAGCCAGAGATGCTCGGTGGTTCTTCAGGAGGTGAATGCGTTTAACAATGTATTACACTGTTAGATGCCTTTAATATTTCTGAAGGTTCTAGTCTAATGGTGCGTTTACTGACAGAGATCTTGAGTTTGCTCCATTTCCCTCTAGTTTGTAGGGGACTAGGACAAGGTTGAACAGACtaagaaaaacagagcaaagcaTCGTGGGTCCTGCTTTTGTGCTAACTGTCACCCATCGCAGAAACAGGTCGGAGACCTTACCGTCCTGGTGTCGCGTCTGGGGGAGCTTTTGATGGGACTGGGCTTGGACGGGCTCCTCTCTTCGAACAGCTTCCtcctggaggacagggagaAGCAGAAACGTGAACCCACCGTCTTTATTCCGCCGGGCTCCGTCTGTCCGCATATGAATGCGCCTGCATAGGCAGCAGGCCTGGCTGTTTACACAGGCTCCGCTGCATGTTTGTTGGTCTGCATTTTCACTCCCTCTGTACTATAAACATTTAAACTATACCTCACCTCATTTCAATAGACACCCACGGGGTAACGGTCTGTGGTTTCCTCAATCCCATTAAAATCACTTTTACAGTTCAGTCTTTGTCTTCTGGCACGTCGCTCATGATTTATACATGGAGGCTGACAAGGAGACTGTTTTCAGTATATTCACCGGTAGATGTGCACAAGCACCTCTGTCTCCATACTCTGTCAGTTtccctcacacatgcacacgcgcacacagcCGATCTCATTATAACAGATACACAGGGCTCTACTGAATTAATTCAACAAAGCAAAAGGTTGAACTTCAGTCGTGATCTCAAACTGCACCCTAGAGGGCGCTGTTTCGCGCTCTCACCAGCTGGTTTTCTACATGTTTCTGTCATTGAGATGGGAAACAGGAAGCTATCGCgccatttaaaaatgaattagaGCACACATGCGAGAATGGAAGGTGGAAAATCAATCTCATTGATCGCTGGTGTTTATTCACTGGAAACCAATGCTGATGCTGAAATGTGATGTTGTATTTACGGCACAGCGCTGCCAGTCACAACAGGAAGATAGTCGGCAACAATCGAGGGATCTCGCACTTTTATGGACGAAAATATCCAACAAACTTCAAGACTGAATATTTCCTCACTACAATAAATCTGGATCAAACATAAAACAGATTTCTGCTGAAGGGTCTCTCCTTatatgcacacacgcacacacacacctggaagcACACACACGCCGAGGCTGCCATGAAATTTGGATGAGGGGGCCAAGCTTTGCAAACTTGGGCCTCTAAGTCAACAGGTGGATGAAGATAATTGAATCAGATGGGTCTGGAGTCTGAGGCCCATAGATCAAAGCAGCGGCACGTCAGGCCAttcacatacacgcacacaagcacgaacacacacacaaatgagaacACCATGTAGAGGAGCCTCAGAAGCGGCAGCTTGACTGATTAAAGGAGCTTGACATCCATACAGGTCTGACCTCCAGGTGCAGAGCCACTGGCCCTGGGTCTGTGCTTCAGGCACCCTCAGAAAAGCAGGCTGACCTTGGGGGCATAAACACACTTCTTCCCCTAAACCCACTACCACCTGGAGGCTCAATCAAGAAGACTCTGGCCTACGTGTGTGAGACATGAACCGTGACCACAGCAATGTTAGTGTCGCAAAAATGTGTACCGCTGCCGCCACAACAATAATCACAAACATACACAATAAGTCAAGCCAAAAGCAATAGATTACAACTGCAGTAAATATTAGAGGACACAGCATTATTTTCATCTTAAGGTGAGAAGATAAAGACTTTAAGATAAAGAAGATAAAGATAAAGCGGTATAAAGATAAAGAAGATAAGGATAAAGAGGTGGAAATATGTGGTTAGTGGAACTGGTGCTATAAACTGAAGAATACTGATGAACAACCTCCAAAACCTTCAGAAAAACCTATGGCCACCATCAGCAGGTCTCTGTCATCCATGACCTTAAACACACATGAAAACTGGTGAAGGAACAGTGAAATAAAGTCAGCGTGAAGTTCAAAGTGAAGCTGTGGCCTCTGCTAATGTTTGATgcaggcaggaggggggggttaaaaatTCAGGCCCTGACTTAGATATCAAAAGGGAATGGGCATGAGGCAGTGCAAATTCGTTATCGAGCACATTACATGATTAGATTTTATGACAAAGTCGTTTGTGTTGGAAAACAACCATCAGAAAGACTCGCAAGTCGCTGTCACTCTCCTTGTCTGACTCCTCTGCTGTCTGTAAGGCTAAGCAGTGGCTCCATCTTGTGGTGGAACAAGGAACAACAGGAACACTGATTTGGAGTAATAAGCTGACCTATACACACGCGttcgcgcgcgcgcacacagatATAACTGAAAGAGACCTTGCGTGTCAGAATATCACAGAATCAACATGAATGTTGCTCAGTTAGAAAAGCTAAAAGTGTCCGTGCCCATCACCTGACTAAtggaaagagagatggagatcAAACGCTGCCACATCACAGGGAGGCAGTTCCTTCCTTTTAATCTTATCTAAATGAGAGAGACACATAAAAGGACTCTTGGTCAGGCTAATTTTCTCCATCAGAGCTAGCCTGTGATCTGAGCGTCTTTCATGGTCTTATCCCAATCAGAGCCCATGGTACTTAGCAGCCTGCCCTCCACAAACCATCCACAGCACAGAGGAGAAAGCCAGCGCTGCCTTTCTGACGGTTACCACCCACATTTCAACACCATTGCTTGGAGCTTACAAGTAATGGTGTTGAAATCCTTTAAATCCTCATATTTTATGGAACCAGGTTTTCATTTCGCAACCCGGCGACAAGGGACTGTGCACCACCCCTGGGATTCCAACCTTCCACGCAGAAAAAGGTCACTTTTTGCTTCAGTCTGCTCTGCATTCAAGTGGGTGTTGGCAAGCAGCAGTTAGCAAGCAACAAATAATTACACATATGCTCGTCATAAAAATTGAATATACCATTTCTTCCTATTCCAATATAAACCCCACATTCGGAACCATTCGGAACCAGCTACTGATGATGGAATCCTTGGAACCGTCTGACAGTCCGGTCTGAATAACGCATGACAGGAGAGGGTGTGGCCTCTCTGAGGCAGAGTCCTGATGGAGATTTGATCACTTGGTTTCATCATGTCAATGAGCAAACAGAAAACACGGCAAAATCACATCCTTCAGCATAACATAAGGGATGATGCAGGCATGGGGAACATCTCTCGGTCGCCGTCGTTCCAAAGAAGAAGTTAAGAAACTACCAAATACCCCGAGTGCTCCACAGGGCTCAGGCCTCCGCCGGGAAAGTGTAAataagaaaagaacagaaagacagacagtctCTTCAGCCCCTCACGCCAGCATCTGATGCGCGTCGCTTTGAATAGTTCGAACGGACAGTTGGTGCAGACTGATGCAAGAGCTGAGCAATGTTTTTGGCTCttcagatggagctgctgaggagatGTGACAGGGGATCGGTTGTCAAAGTTGCGCGCGTCAATCTTGAGAGGCTCGGCCTTTTCAGTCCCATAAACGACATCAAAACGGAATACTGATGTGCATCTGAGCAAACGTTCGTCTGCTGAAGGAAATATCTGCATCTGACAAGTGATTCGATGTAAAGTGTTGTTTTGACGACCAAGACTTAACAGCAACGCATTAAT from Takifugu rubripes chromosome 5, fTakRub1.2, whole genome shotgun sequence includes the following:
- the LOC105418400 gene encoding uncharacterized protein — encoded protein: MALGVLQVSWICLLLFHGSCASVTGYVRKDDKNIVEDEDDALPLGSGNQPAHAGASASRASAARWPSWVKKSKTKSSLLDVEKLSNARPVAWVQERPDQPLVFPLNKNQNTTPLPASTGSGSRPDWQVKPVGSGSHTGFNAGSNVGVDDSRLVYKYPSQGSGAPSGQGSPSQKPGGDDKVSQWYRLAESGLPPQQVKEMVRPFRTISSRQSGYKPYEGSISRQQKVNSQLLLQKPRDGFAPPPPKHIIQLSNAFQNYRQSYRMSRYDPDFDASQLEGFSGVGPAVQPADSQYFMKPQWVKT